One window from the genome of Thermococcus siculi encodes:
- the cmr1 gene encoding type III-B CRISPR module RAMP protein Cmr1 — protein MYEATFELEAITPLFMRGADQRKAEFRPASVKGVMRWWFRALAGRHLGGTPKAMTALRSAESLIFGSAGKTGTRRSRVIVDVDILEESNKSFPLDDYSRYFWFSQVGRYTKSYIPPGTTFEITLRSHEEAYLKIAMLSLWAAVHLGGFGSRARKFGGSLSFTREPDSDVSLGLKFVPGQGEDGIKMFYRKNDNDKQERGISYVASTVKNLLSKMGFKGGAPSNPPKFPILHERYSFVFLGDVHEDPTSAIEEVGKWYLGTPDENGRFDGGFRFQSQRADRRIPHRIYDQFSQGKKSIKSLAAYSERRPYLGFPIQFYKSFSEDEFVQFTVDHWNADKKTSKKTNRRASGLWFSLNRVGRHYYPIVTGFFYEFFPDYHGPVRYRGGVYKKIGKRKEQLASAGGALFILKKNEEPLLAYTSFYRDLYDSLFENFEAIYGEGVGQ, from the coding sequence ATGTATGAGGCCACTTTTGAGCTTGAGGCCATAACGCCGCTCTTCATGCGCGGTGCCGACCAGAGAAAGGCCGAGTTCCGCCCGGCCAGCGTCAAGGGAGTGATGCGCTGGTGGTTCCGGGCGCTGGCCGGGCGCCACCTTGGGGGTACCCCTAAAGCCATGACTGCGCTGAGGAGTGCGGAGAGTTTGATTTTCGGCTCCGCAGGAAAGACGGGAACAAGAAGGAGCCGGGTGATCGTTGATGTTGACATCCTGGAGGAGTCCAATAAGAGTTTTCCCCTGGATGACTACTCAAGGTACTTCTGGTTCTCTCAGGTGGGCAGATATACAAAGAGTTACATCCCCCCTGGGACGACGTTTGAGATCACTCTCAGGAGTCATGAGGAGGCGTATCTAAAAATCGCTATGCTTTCCCTGTGGGCTGCCGTTCATCTTGGGGGCTTTGGTTCGAGGGCTAGGAAGTTTGGAGGATCTCTGAGTTTTACCCGGGAACCAGACTCCGATGTAAGCCTGGGTTTAAAGTTTGTCCCCGGACAGGGGGAAGATGGGATTAAGATGTTCTATAGAAAAAATGACAATGATAAACAAGAGAGAGGCATATCTTATGTTGCTTCCACTGTGAAGAACCTGCTGTCCAAGATGGGTTTTAAAGGAGGCGCCCCTTCTAATCCACCAAAGTTCCCAATCTTGCATGAGAGGTACTCGTTTGTTTTCTTAGGAGATGTTCATGAAGACCCCACCTCTGCAATCGAAGAAGTTGGTAAATGGTATCTGGGAACTCCGGATGAGAACGGGCGGTTTGATGGGGGATTCAGATTCCAGTCCCAGAGAGCTGATCGCAGGATCCCACACAGGATATACGATCAGTTCAGCCAAGGCAAAAAATCAATAAAAAGCCTTGCAGCGTACTCAGAGAGAAGGCCGTACCTTGGGTTCCCAATTCAGTTTTACAAGTCATTCTCCGAGGACGAATTCGTCCAGTTTACAGTGGATCACTGGAATGCCGATAAGAAGACCAGTAAGAAGACCAACAGGAGAGCGTCAGGCCTCTGGTTTTCCCTTAACCGGGTTGGAAGACACTACTATCCTATAGTGACTGGATTTTTTTATGAATTTTTCCCGGATTATCACGGGCCCGTAAGGTATAGAGGAGGAGTTTACAAGAAAATAGGTAAGAGGAAAGAACAGCTGGCTTCGGCTGGAGGTGCCCTGTTCATACTCAAAAAGAACGAAGAGCCCCTATTGGCATATACCTCATTTTATAGGGACCTCTATGACTCTCTATTCGAAAATTTTGAAGCAATTTACGGGGAGGGTGTGGGTCAATGA
- a CDS encoding type II toxin-antitoxin system RelE family toxin, with protein sequence MYTVIVDRSVVKKARKYLKPAQRSKLAEFIEALKENPYPKPPYDLKPVKGEKTKKTNTYRLRIGDYRVFYTVYWDEKVIVVTDLKQRESAYRG encoded by the coding sequence GTGTACACCGTCATCGTGGACAGGAGTGTCGTCAAGAAGGCCAGAAAGTACCTCAAGCCTGCCCAGCGCAGTAAGCTGGCCGAGTTCATCGAGGCCTTAAAGGAGAACCCCTACCCGAAGCCTCCCTACGATCTGAAGCCCGTTAAAGGGGAGAAAACAAAGAAAACCAACACCTACCGCCTTAGAATCGGGGATTATAGGGTCTTCTACACCGTTTACTGGGACGAGAAGGTCATCGTCGTAACAGATTTGAAGCAGAGGGAGAGCGCGTACAGGGGCTGA